The Neobacillus sp. PS3-34 genome has a window encoding:
- a CDS encoding OsmC family protein, with translation MADMKIKVNAIWDGGVTGNGTLKAEYLDTKIAIPTSLGGSGNGANPKEVLVASVTTCYAATLTFVLESRKLPVAELTVNSEASISDNEFKIIHYPHIVLSAGAPEEQIQSAQRAIEAADKGCDVGNILKKADVKIEVQGKVTVK, from the coding sequence ATGGCTGATATGAAAATAAAAGTGAATGCTATTTGGGATGGTGGGGTAACAGGGAATGGAACCCTTAAAGCGGAGTATCTGGATACAAAAATCGCTATTCCAACATCATTAGGTGGTAGTGGTAACGGAGCAAATCCAAAAGAGGTTCTCGTTGCTTCTGTAACAACTTGTTATGCAGCAACACTAACATTTGTGCTTGAAAGCAGAAAACTTCCTGTGGCGGAACTTACAGTGAACTCTGAGGCAAGTATATCTGATAATGAGTTTAAAATTATCCATTATCCTCACATCGTTTTATCTGCTGGCGCTCCAGAAGAACAAATTCAATCTGCACAAAGAGCGATAGAAGCAGCAGATAAAGGGTGCGATGTAGGAAATATATTGAAAAAAGCAGATGTTAAAATTGAAGTTCAAGGTAAAGTTACTGTGAAATGA
- a CDS encoding LLM class flavin-dependent oxidoreductase, with protein sequence MKLSILDQSPISTNQTANEALQESMNLARIGETLGYSRYWIAEHHAMPGLACSAPEVMLGYIGANTKNIRIGSGAVLLPYYKPYKVAETYHMLSTLFPNRIDVGIGRAPGGPAEASNALSDNYLQHVYKMPDLVNELIKYIDNEGTVLEASPLPQISPDLWMLGTSRKSGNFAAENGLAYSFGQFMSDENGAEIVQQYRQSFQPRKKGQKPYVIMALSVICAETTQKAEEIALSSIVWKLQNESMEGNKGVPSVDEAKKILLNLRNQKSIERIKKKMIIGTPNEVKSKILEIQSHVLADEIMIVTITYSSKDKHQSYRLIAEQFIK encoded by the coding sequence ATGAAATTAAGCATTTTAGATCAGTCTCCCATTTCAACTAATCAAACGGCAAATGAAGCATTACAGGAATCAATGAATCTCGCACGCATAGGGGAGACATTAGGATATTCACGTTATTGGATTGCTGAACATCATGCAATGCCAGGGCTTGCATGCTCCGCGCCCGAGGTAATGTTAGGGTATATTGGGGCAAATACAAAAAATATACGAATTGGCTCTGGAGCAGTTTTATTGCCATACTATAAGCCGTATAAAGTAGCAGAAACCTATCACATGTTATCCACTCTATTTCCTAATCGAATTGATGTAGGGATTGGAAGGGCACCGGGTGGTCCTGCTGAAGCATCAAATGCATTATCGGATAACTATTTGCAACATGTCTATAAAATGCCTGATTTAGTAAATGAATTAATTAAATACATAGATAATGAAGGGACCGTATTAGAGGCTTCTCCGTTACCTCAAATTAGTCCTGATCTATGGATGTTAGGTACAAGTAGAAAAAGTGGAAATTTTGCGGCGGAAAACGGTTTAGCCTATAGTTTCGGACAATTTATGAGTGATGAAAACGGAGCAGAAATCGTCCAACAATATCGTCAGTCATTTCAACCAAGAAAAAAAGGACAAAAACCATACGTCATTATGGCTTTATCAGTAATATGTGCAGAAACTACTCAAAAAGCAGAAGAAATTGCTTTAAGTTCAATTGTTTGGAAACTACAAAATGAGAGTATGGAAGGAAACAAAGGAGTTCCTTCTGTTGATGAGGCGAAAAAAATTCTATTAAATCTCCGTAATCAAAAGTCTATTGAAAGAATAAAAAAGAAAATGATTATAGGTACTCCTAATGAGGTGAAAAGTAAAATATTAGAAATTCAATCTCATGTATTAGCAGATGAAATCATGATTGTAACTATCACTTATTCATCAAAGGATAAGCATCAATCATATCGACTAATCGCAGAACAATTTATTAAATGA
- a CDS encoding DUF3219 family protein, translating into MVTEIQLNDTKIKITQYDEKKIEGKTQISLTFNVTSDDYHDIATLLYKGTFDVIVPERHLEFRGTIQEYSTSITNLYGKGQIGEYKLTLKEAE; encoded by the coding sequence ATGGTTACAGAAATCCAACTAAATGATACTAAAATTAAAATCACACAATATGATGAAAAAAAGATAGAAGGTAAAACTCAGATATCGTTAACTTTTAATGTTACAAGTGACGACTACCATGACATAGCAACGTTACTTTACAAAGGAACATTTGATGTAATCGTACCCGAGAGACATCTTGAGTTCCGCGGAACGATTCAAGAATATTCAACATCAATTACGAATCTATACGGAAAAGGGCAAATTGGTGAATATAAACTGACTTTGAAAGAAGCGGAATAA